The following coding sequences lie in one Capsicum annuum cultivar UCD-10X-F1 chromosome 5, UCD10Xv1.1, whole genome shotgun sequence genomic window:
- the LOC107853787 gene encoding uncharacterized protein LOC107853787, protein MATLTSSTLQLTKSPFKFLAAPSKLNTCIKIQMLLTPRATTEEESSPSESSEERTTTSSTSDPDSFENRLSQVRLRYRSGTGRKAEARKTRKGRKSESGSGSSSVFLPPIPLKEPVSEGLKVEFGFSSYSERVNGRIAMLGLTALLLVELATGKSVINYHTPAIVFIQIYFVAAVAAVYLKYEKEKVSVWPK, encoded by the coding sequence ATGGCAACATTAACTTCTTCAACTCTGCAGCTTACAAAATCACCCTTCAAGTTCCTGGCAGCTCCGAGCAAATTAAATACGTGCATTAAGATACAAATGCTTCTTACTCCACGCGCCACTACAGAGGAAGAATCCTCACCTTCCGAATCTTCAGAAGAACGAACCACCACCTCCTCCACCTCCGATCCCGACAGCTTTGAAAACCGCCTCTCCCAGGTCCGTCTACGTTACCGTAGCGGAACTGGTAGGAAAGCTGAGGCCCGCAAGACTCGCAAAGGCAGAAAGAGCGAGTCAGGATCAGGGTCGTCGAGTGTGTTTCTACCACCAATTCCTCTAAAGGAACCTGTATCTGAAGGACTAAAAGTTGAGTTCGGGTTTAGTTCCTATTCAGAAAGAGTTAATGGAAGGATAGCTATGCTTGGATTAACTGCATTGTTGTTGGTGGAACTTGCTACTGGTAAAAGTGTGATAAATTATCATACACCTGCTATTGTGTTTATTCAGATTTATTTTGTTGCTGCTGTTGCTGCGGTTTATTTGAAGTATGAGAAAGAAAAAGTTAGTGTTTGGCCTAAATAA
- the LOC107853786 gene encoding AT-hook motif nuclear-localized protein 4: MKNHEARPTGSAPFPEANVVAAYDQPEIRQNYYRGRGRGHGRGRGRGYGRGRNHNDGNKQENNKGSQNNPSKGKANICHRYGMKGHWARACRPSYTHDDVKANLAYNDDDFKVLSNITHLKAEDFYEDVD, from the exons atgaaaaatcatgaagctCGTCCCACTGGATCTGCTCCATTCCCTGAAGCGAATGTTGTAGCAGCATATGATCAGCCTGAAATAAGGCAAAATTATTATCGCGGTCGTGGTCGAGGCCATGGCCGTGGACGTGGACGAGGATATGGCAGAGGAAGAAATCATAATGATGGAAATAAACAAGAGAATAATAAAGGTTCTCAAAATAATCCTTCAAAGGGTAAAGCTAATATTTGTCACCGATACGGCATGAAAGGTCATTGGGCACGTGCTTGTC GTCCATCATATACACATGATGATGTTAAGGCAAATCTTGCTTACAATGATGATGATTTTAAGGTCCTTTCAAATATTACCCATTTGAAAGCTGAAGATTTTTATGAGGACGTTGATTGA